DNA from Daucus carota subsp. sativus chromosome 1, DH1 v3.0, whole genome shotgun sequence:
TTTGTCAGTGGATTGTGGTGGCTACAGGGGAGAATGCAGAGCGTGTGGTGCCTGAGATCGACGGATTAGGGGACTTTCATGGTGAGATTATTCATGCTTGTGAGTACAAATCCGGGGAGAAATATAGTGGGAAAAAAGTTCTTGTGGTGGGATGTGGAAATTCTGGCATGGAGGTTTCACTTGATCTTGTTAATCACAATGCTAAGCCATCTATGGTGTCACGTAGCTCGGTAAGCCATTTAAATTTCTGAATTTGATCAGATGACATGttctgattaaaaaaaaagttagatttgaatttgaTTAGAAATCCACGAcattcaaatactagtataaaactgagaatttgaaatgacatctCAAAttatgtcatttgaaatccaaaatttgaaataaactaCATGTTTCCAAACACAATCTTATGTAATCAAATGATTCAGATTAATTAGCACTGTGGTTTTTTGTGttctgatgttttttttttttggaattttcaGGTTCATGTGCTGCCTAGAGAAATATTTGGCAGATCTACGTTTGAATTagcaatgatgatgatgaaatgGCTCCCGGTATGGATTGTTGACAAGATTTTACTCCTGCTGACATGGTTTATTCTTGGCAACACCGAAAGCTATGGATTAAAAAGGCCTTCCATTGGTCCATTGGAGCTGAAGAACACTTATGGAAAGACCCCTGTTCTTGATGTTGGAGCACTGGAGAAAATCCGAGCAGGCGACATCGAAGTGGTTCCTGGGATCAAGAAGTTCTCAAAGAACATGGTGGAGCTTGTTAATGGTGAAGAACTAGCCATTGATTCAGTTGTTTTGGCCACTGGATACTGCAGCAATGTCCCCATCTGGCTAAAGGTGAGAAAATGTGACTTTCCcccaataaaaatttgaaaaaaaataaattaaattaaaaaaaataattttttcgcAAAACTTGACATATGATTGTTGCAGTATAACTATGACGgttattttacatttttgtaataataaaaatctaGATCTGATCAACATATCAAAAGAACATTTTTAAGTAAGGGTCGGATCCTGACAGATGATTGTTGCAACATATTTTATCGCGCTCACTAATTATCTCACCGTCTTACTGTGACATGTTAGACTCATGTATTGTCATTGCTTATGTGTAGGAAGCTGAGTTCTTCTCCAAAGCTGGATATCCCAAGACACCATTCCCAAATGGATGGAAGGGAAACACTGGACTTTATGCCGTTGGGTTTACAAAGAGAGGACTCTCTGGTGCATCCTCAGATGCCATGAAAATTGCTCAAGACATCTCCAAAGTCTGGAAGGAGGATCTTAAGCAGAAGAAACAGAAGGTCCCTACCCACAGAAGATGCATTTCAACCTTCTAAATACGAACCCGAGACCCCTCCCTGCATCGAGCTCTGATATACGGACACTgatcatatacatatacataaaaatacaaatacacacacacataactaatatacttaattatttattatacatacatGAACAcatacagatttttttttttatacatgtaaAAAACACACAAGAAAGAACAGATAGCAGACATACAAGCCCTCTCCAAAAAGCCTGAAGTATTTAAGATTTTTGGGCATTTTGTAAATAGAGGAAGATGAggcttttcttttttcttttttgttgtaTACAAAAGTTGTTTATACAGTTTGTAAAA
Protein-coding regions in this window:
- the LOC108198837 gene encoding probable indole-3-pyruvate monooxygenase YUCCA8, with protein sequence MFSFSDQNDLFARRCVWVNGPVIVGAGPSGLAVGACLKEQGIPCVVLERADCIASLWQKRTYDRLKLHLPKQFCQLPKLPFPQHFPEYPTKKQFIDYLESYANHFGIKPQFNESVESAKYDEACRLWRIKTVSVQGSVRSEIEYICQWIVVATGENAERVVPEIDGLGDFHGEIIHACEYKSGEKYSGKKVLVVGCGNSGMEVSLDLVNHNAKPSMVSRSSVHVLPREIFGRSTFELAMMMMKWLPVWIVDKILLLLTWFILGNTESYGLKRPSIGPLELKNTYGKTPVLDVGALEKIRAGDIEVVPGIKKFSKNMVELVNGEELAIDSVVLATGYCSNVPIWLKEAEFFSKAGYPKTPFPNGWKGNTGLYAVGFTKRGLSGASSDAMKIAQDISKVWKEDLKQKKQKVPTHRRCISTF